Proteins encoded within one genomic window of Kibdelosporangium phytohabitans:
- a CDS encoding NAD(P)/FAD-dependent oxidoreductase: MAKGKKQPKRILIVGGGYVGLYTALGLQKKLRSLEASVTVVDPQPHMTYQPFLPEAAAGSIEPRHVVVPLRNVLRRCHVLTGRVTKIDHATKTATVESLDGHTELVEYDLLISALGSVSRLLPIPGLEERGIGFKTVGEAIYLRNHVLSRLDQAATTADPELRRKMLSFVVIGGGYAGVEALAELEDMARYAIRYYEGISAKDMRWVLVEASNRIMPEVSAKMGVYTVKVLEKRGIQVFLDTRAKSLENGHVVLDDGTEFDADTIIWTAGVKANPMLANTDLPLDQRGRVRCTAELQIEGLADAWAAGDNAAVPDLSRTTEDPTATCSPSAQHAVRQAKRLVPNVLAALRGKKQKPYVHKYQGSVASLGLYKGVTDVLGVIRLKGFLAWGLHRAYHLSRMPTFNRKVRIMFDWLGAFVFRREVISMGQIQDPKTEFTRAAKS, translated from the coding sequence ATGGCCAAGGGCAAGAAACAGCCGAAGCGGATCCTCATCGTCGGCGGTGGGTATGTCGGGCTGTACACCGCATTGGGCCTGCAGAAGAAACTGCGGTCGCTCGAAGCGTCGGTGACAGTGGTCGACCCACAACCACACATGACCTACCAGCCGTTCCTCCCGGAGGCGGCAGCCGGATCCATCGAGCCGCGGCACGTGGTCGTGCCGCTGCGCAATGTGCTTCGCCGCTGCCACGTCCTGACCGGTCGCGTGACCAAGATCGACCACGCGACCAAGACGGCCACCGTCGAATCGCTCGACGGGCACACCGAGCTGGTCGAGTACGACCTGCTGATCAGCGCGCTCGGGTCCGTGTCGCGCCTGCTGCCGATCCCCGGCCTCGAGGAGCGCGGCATCGGGTTCAAGACCGTCGGCGAGGCGATCTACCTCCGCAACCACGTGCTCTCGCGGCTCGACCAGGCCGCGACGACCGCCGACCCGGAGCTGCGCCGCAAGATGCTGAGCTTCGTGGTCATCGGCGGCGGGTACGCGGGCGTCGAGGCGCTCGCCGAGCTCGAGGACATGGCCCGGTACGCGATCAGGTACTACGAGGGCATCAGCGCGAAGGACATGCGCTGGGTGCTCGTCGAGGCCTCCAACCGGATCATGCCCGAGGTGAGCGCCAAGATGGGCGTCTACACCGTCAAGGTGCTCGAGAAGCGCGGCATCCAGGTCTTCCTCGACACCAGGGCCAAGTCCCTGGAGAACGGGCACGTCGTGCTCGACGACGGCACCGAGTTCGACGCGGACACGATCATCTGGACCGCGGGCGTCAAGGCCAACCCGATGCTCGCCAACACCGACCTGCCGCTCGACCAGCGCGGCCGCGTCCGGTGCACGGCCGAGCTGCAGATCGAGGGCCTCGCGGACGCGTGGGCCGCCGGTGACAACGCCGCCGTGCCGGACCTGTCGCGTACGACCGAGGACCCGACGGCCACCTGCAGCCCCTCGGCGCAGCACGCCGTCCGCCAGGCCAAGCGGCTGGTTCCCAACGTGCTCGCCGCGCTGCGTGGCAAGAAGCAGAAGCCCTACGTGCACAAGTACCAGGGCTCTGTGGCGTCGCTGGGCCTGTACAAGGGTGTGACGGACGTGCTCGGCGTGATCCGGCTGAAGGGTTTCCTCGCGTGGGGGCTGCACAGGGCCTACCACCTGTCGAGGATGCCCACCTTCAACCGGAAAGTCCGGATCATGTTCGACTGGCTCGGCGCATTCGTCTTCCGGCGCGAGGTCATCTCGATGGGACAGATCCAGGACCCGAAGACTGAATTCACCCGCGCGGCCAAGAGCTGA
- a CDS encoding ankyrin repeat domain-containing protein — translation MSDDELSPEAIELAGRAFAAARSGAAADLTALIKAGVPVDVRNEAGDTLIMLAAYHGHAPAVSALVELGANANIANDKGQTPLAGAVFKAQDEVVQALLDGGADPFTGTPSAVDTARMFGRLELLALFERKG, via the coding sequence GTGTCAGACGACGAGCTGAGCCCCGAGGCGATCGAACTGGCCGGGCGTGCGTTCGCCGCCGCCCGATCCGGCGCCGCGGCAGACCTGACGGCCCTGATCAAGGCGGGTGTCCCGGTGGACGTCCGCAACGAAGCAGGCGACACCCTGATCATGCTCGCGGCGTACCACGGCCACGCGCCGGCGGTGTCCGCGCTGGTCGAACTGGGTGCGAACGCCAACATCGCGAACGACAAAGGCCAGACCCCGCTCGCGGGAGCGGTCTTCAAGGCCCAGGACGAGGTCGTCCAGGCCTTGCTGGACGGCGGAGCGGACCCTTTCACGGGCACGCCGTCGGCGGTGGACACCGCACGGATGTTCGGCCGCCTGGAGTTGCTGGCGCTGTTCGAGCGCAAGGGCTGA
- a CDS encoding zf-HC2 domain-containing protein — translation MDCGTCTEALSARLDGEQEPVPAAEVDAHLETCAACQSWYDAAFALNRRVRVRELVATPDLVDAVLEETRPRRRPLARMALAGVGLIQLLLAVAQLFGSDAHSSHGVTLTPHLISEGAAWNLALGLAMLAAAWQTKRASGLLPAVGVFVAALVVFSVVDLATVGVPASRLLSHVPLLAGVALLYIVQRDHKRGGAPTPTARGEDETAPPATATPDDDRRAGPSRPWLRPASHDRRAA, via the coding sequence ATGGACTGTGGGACGTGCACGGAGGCCCTGTCCGCCCGGCTGGACGGCGAGCAAGAGCCGGTACCGGCAGCCGAGGTGGACGCGCACCTGGAGACGTGCGCGGCCTGCCAGAGCTGGTACGACGCGGCGTTCGCGCTCAACCGCCGCGTGCGGGTGCGTGAGCTCGTGGCGACGCCGGACCTGGTCGACGCGGTGCTCGAGGAAACCCGGCCCCGCCGCCGTCCGCTGGCCCGGATGGCGCTGGCGGGCGTGGGACTGATCCAGTTGCTGCTGGCAGTGGCCCAGCTGTTCGGATCGGACGCGCACTCGTCGCACGGTGTGACGCTGACACCGCACCTGATCAGCGAAGGCGCGGCGTGGAACCTGGCGCTCGGCCTCGCGATGCTCGCAGCCGCCTGGCAAACCAAACGGGCCAGTGGCTTGCTGCCCGCGGTTGGTGTGTTCGTCGCGGCGCTGGTCGTGTTCTCGGTCGTCGACCTGGCAACGGTGGGTGTTCCCGCGTCCCGGCTGTTGTCGCACGTGCCGCTGCTCGCCGGAGTCGCGTTGTTGTACATCGTGCAACGCGACCACAAGCGCGGTGGCGCCCCAACACCAACGGCTCGTGGAGAGGACGAGACAGCGCCGCCGGCCACGGCGACGCCGGATGACGACCGCCGCGCGGGACCTAGCCGTCCTTGGCTACGCCCCGCCAGTCACGATCGCCGCGCCGCCTAG
- a CDS encoding HAD-IC family P-type ATPase, which translates to MSIDNTAGDTALGTVDGGLSSAEVAERVAAGKTNDVPARASRTVGQIVRANVLTRINAIYGVLFAIIMSTGYFLDGMFGLLIIFNSGIGMIQELRAKRTLEKLAIVGQARPTVRRDGAATEIPPNEIVLDDVIELGPGDKIVVDGLVLAADALEIDESLLTGESDPVVKHHGDQVLSGSFVVAGGGAYRATKVGADAYAAKLAEEASKFTLVKSELRSGIDKILKFITYLLIPAGALTIYNQLFNVNKPLADALRGMVAALVPMVPEGLILMTSIAFAVGVVRLGQRQCLVQELPAIEGLARVDVVCADKTGTLTENGMRLAEVRNENGDDSVNLALAALARTEARPNASLQAILEAFPDDPGWHATTVAPFSSARKWSGASFADHGNWVLGAPDVLLPSGDAARAEAERIGSQGLRVLLLGKSDLSLDSGDAPGTVRPAALVVLEQKVRPDAKDTLDYFASQNVTVKVISGDNALSVGAVASSLGLPNSEDPLDARNLPEDKEQLAGVLEERAVFGRVTPAQKRSMVGALQSRKHTVAMTGDGVNDVLALKDADIGVAMGSGSPATRAVAQIVLLDNKFATLPHVVGEGRRVIGNIERVSNLFLTKTVYSVILALMVGIAQVNYPFLPRHVTVIAWFTIGLPAFVLSLAPNNERARTGFVARVMRMAIPAGAIIATATFVSYMLVRTKATDEQAGTTALITLMIVALWVLAIVARPYKWWKIGLIALMSVASFLLFVLPFAQEFFLLDPSNTGFTTQAVGIAAIGVVLVEIVWWIQRKLNAPAETD; encoded by the coding sequence ATGTCGATTGACAACACGGCCGGGGACACGGCCCTCGGCACCGTCGACGGCGGGTTGAGCTCCGCCGAGGTCGCCGAGCGGGTCGCGGCCGGCAAGACCAACGACGTGCCCGCGCGGGCGAGCCGCACGGTCGGGCAGATCGTGCGTGCGAACGTCCTCACCCGGATCAACGCGATCTACGGGGTGCTGTTCGCGATCATCATGTCCACCGGGTACTTCCTCGACGGCATGTTCGGCCTGTTGATCATCTTCAACAGCGGGATCGGCATGATCCAGGAGCTGCGGGCCAAACGCACGCTGGAGAAACTGGCCATCGTCGGCCAGGCCCGGCCGACGGTCCGGCGCGACGGGGCGGCCACCGAGATCCCGCCGAACGAGATCGTGCTCGACGACGTGATCGAACTCGGCCCCGGCGACAAGATCGTGGTCGACGGCCTCGTGCTGGCGGCCGACGCGCTGGAGATCGACGAGTCGCTGCTCACCGGCGAGTCCGACCCGGTCGTGAAACACCACGGCGACCAGGTGCTGTCCGGCAGTTTCGTGGTCGCGGGCGGCGGCGCCTACCGGGCGACCAAGGTCGGCGCGGACGCGTACGCGGCCAAGCTGGCCGAGGAGGCCAGCAAGTTCACGCTGGTCAAGTCCGAGCTGCGGTCCGGTATCGACAAGATCCTGAAGTTCATCACGTACCTGCTGATCCCCGCGGGTGCGCTGACGATCTACAACCAGCTGTTCAACGTGAACAAGCCGCTCGCCGACGCTTTGCGCGGCATGGTCGCGGCGCTCGTGCCGATGGTGCCGGAAGGGCTCATCCTGATGACGAGCATCGCGTTCGCCGTCGGGGTGGTCCGCCTCGGCCAGCGCCAGTGCCTCGTGCAGGAACTGCCCGCGATCGAGGGCCTCGCCCGTGTCGACGTCGTGTGCGCGGACAAGACCGGCACGCTCACCGAGAACGGCATGCGGCTCGCCGAGGTGCGCAACGAGAACGGTGACGACTCCGTGAACCTCGCGCTGGCCGCGCTGGCACGCACCGAAGCACGGCCCAACGCCAGCTTGCAGGCGATCCTGGAGGCGTTCCCGGACGACCCGGGCTGGCACGCCACGACCGTCGCGCCGTTCTCGTCCGCCCGCAAGTGGAGTGGCGCGAGCTTCGCCGACCACGGCAACTGGGTCCTCGGTGCGCCGGACGTGCTGCTGCCCTCGGGGGACGCGGCCCGCGCCGAAGCCGAGCGGATCGGCTCGCAAGGCCTGCGTGTGCTGCTGCTCGGCAAGAGCGACCTTTCCCTCGACTCGGGCGACGCGCCCGGCACGGTCCGTCCCGCCGCGCTTGTCGTGCTGGAGCAGAAGGTCCGGCCGGACGCCAAGGACACCCTCGACTACTTCGCCTCGCAGAACGTGACCGTGAAAGTCATTTCCGGCGACAACGCGCTGTCGGTCGGCGCGGTCGCGTCCTCGCTGGGCCTGCCCAACTCCGAGGACCCGCTCGACGCCCGCAACCTCCCCGAGGACAAGGAACAACTCGCGGGCGTCCTGGAGGAGCGCGCGGTCTTCGGCCGTGTCACGCCTGCCCAGAAACGGTCGATGGTCGGCGCGTTGCAGTCCCGCAAGCACACAGTCGCCATGACCGGTGACGGCGTGAACGACGTGCTGGCGCTCAAGGACGCCGACATCGGCGTGGCCATGGGTTCGGGCAGCCCGGCGACCCGCGCGGTCGCCCAGATCGTCCTGCTGGACAACAAGTTCGCCACCCTGCCGCACGTGGTCGGCGAGGGCCGCCGGGTGATCGGCAACATCGAACGCGTCTCGAACCTGTTCCTGACCAAGACGGTGTACTCGGTGATCCTCGCCCTGATGGTCGGGATCGCGCAGGTCAACTACCCGTTCCTGCCGCGGCACGTGACCGTGATCGCATGGTTCACCATCGGCCTGCCCGCGTTCGTGCTGTCGTTGGCCCCCAACAACGAACGCGCCCGCACCGGTTTCGTCGCGAGAGTGATGCGAATGGCCATCCCCGCGGGCGCGATCATCGCGACCGCGACATTCGTGTCGTACATGCTCGTGCGCACCAAGGCCACCGACGAGCAGGCGGGCACGACGGCGTTGATCACCTTGATGATCGTGGCCCTGTGGGTGCTGGCGATCGTGGCGCGGCCGTACAAGTGGTGGAAGATCGGCCTGATCGCCTTGATGTCGGTGGCGTCGTTCCTGCTGTTCGTGCTGCCGTTCGCCCAGGAGTTCTTCCTGCTCGACCCCAGCAACACCGGCTTCACCACGCAGGCCGTCGGCATCGCGGCGATCGGTGTGGTCCTCGTCGAGATCGTGTGGTGGATCCAGCGGAAGCTGAACGCACCTGCGGAGACGGACTGA
- a CDS encoding S8 family serine peptidase has protein sequence MRVLTHAAIFAVLVSGLAVAPATAEPRTAAAQDKSTTVTLVTGDKVTVTRRGPSWDVRVQPAVRFGAQQGFLRHAGPSGVTVIPMSVAPLVRSGQLDRALFDVTKLIELGYDDARTPDIPLLVESRSDQARSGVAALGRVTRDLPAAGMTALMTPKRDAAKVFDTAKNHKIWLNGKAFPTLDQSVPQVGAPAAWQAGHTGAGATIAVLDTGYDKGHPDLAGIVKGEKDFTGDGIQDTIGHGTHVASTAAGRGTASGGKYTGVAKGANLLIGKVCGSFGCPFDAILDGMQWAADNGAKVVNMSLGGGQSDGTDPMETAVNRISAEKGTLFVIAAGNNSGAKVSSPAAADAALAVGSVNKQDKLSPFSSPGPRYKDYAVKPDIAAPGESIVAARAKGTLGNVAVDEFHAKISGTSMATPHVAGAAAIVAAQHPDWTGQQIKTALMGSAHPVANATIYQQGVGRLDVARAVGQSVTATTGSLSLGYIKWPQPGTVLSKPLTYRNFGAAPVTLALSVTDTAFKLSVAEVTVPAGGEATVTVSFDGPQATPASYGGLVVAKSGSTEVRTAVGATKEPESYDFTARSIDRDGGVNGSGVVMVQSLDNPDITFFPLSPGDTARVPAGRYAVISHVLTPLPSGFSVTQVSKPEIRVKADTTVELDARPGVRVSTSIDRADAGRYGSASGQLVKVGEAVAGGVGGGDDLYAVPTAGEYDHFMYFDSASFEQPLVRLTVTKPEQFEPSVDWVPGSPKITGNRELSTVDVVRARPEDLAQRDVRGKVAVFTIAVGEELEFIPRLKALRSAGAAAAFFYFTDSNGAALPEPPPLPTLYPLDDQGPRLAKLGTATVQIAGIAVSPYHYELSYPSLGAIPANLTHQAKTKDLAEVRANYRAAGREADVFADPFANDFPLAGAGGAPIPLPTSRTEYYTPDTVAWQQVSYIDRRYLNLGERKVHRRGPVSTSDWYKAVLGPGQAKLTRTNATLTAELPLFTDAAQHAGPTFADRGDTVLYADGKEIGRSGEPGFGEFTLGAGQARYRLSTEATRDNPAWLASTKVTADWEFGSASAGPLPSITFDPKVDNHNAARAGTYAAIPVRPGKGGVVGSVDFSTDDGTTWRKAPLVRAHDQWWAVVWNPSDGFVSLRGQASYPDGNTVSQTIIRAYRVK, from the coding sequence ATGCGCGTGCTCACACACGCGGCGATCTTTGCCGTGCTCGTCAGCGGATTGGCGGTCGCACCAGCGACCGCTGAACCGCGAACGGCTGCCGCACAGGACAAATCCACGACAGTCACACTCGTCACCGGCGACAAGGTGACCGTCACGAGACGGGGCCCGAGTTGGGACGTGCGGGTCCAGCCCGCCGTTCGATTCGGCGCACAGCAAGGCTTTCTGCGGCACGCCGGGCCCAGCGGGGTCACAGTCATCCCGATGTCCGTCGCGCCGCTGGTCCGATCGGGTCAGCTGGACCGCGCGCTGTTCGACGTGACCAAGCTGATCGAACTGGGCTACGACGACGCGCGCACGCCGGACATCCCGCTGCTCGTCGAATCCCGTTCCGACCAGGCGCGCAGCGGTGTCGCCGCGCTCGGCAGGGTCACGCGTGACCTGCCCGCCGCGGGGATGACCGCGCTGATGACGCCCAAACGCGACGCGGCGAAGGTCTTCGATACCGCGAAGAACCACAAGATCTGGCTCAACGGCAAGGCATTCCCCACGCTGGACCAAAGCGTCCCGCAGGTCGGCGCGCCGGCCGCGTGGCAGGCCGGGCACACCGGTGCGGGCGCGACGATCGCCGTGCTGGACACCGGGTACGACAAGGGCCACCCCGACCTGGCCGGGATCGTCAAGGGCGAGAAGGACTTCACCGGCGACGGCATCCAGGACACGATCGGCCACGGCACGCACGTCGCGTCGACGGCCGCCGGTCGCGGCACGGCGTCCGGCGGCAAGTACACCGGCGTGGCCAAGGGCGCGAACCTGCTGATCGGCAAGGTCTGCGGCTCGTTCGGCTGCCCGTTCGACGCCATTCTCGACGGTATGCAGTGGGCCGCGGACAACGGCGCCAAGGTCGTCAACATGAGCCTCGGCGGCGGGCAGAGCGACGGCACGGACCCGATGGAGACGGCCGTGAACCGGATCTCCGCCGAGAAGGGCACGCTGTTCGTGATCGCCGCGGGCAACAACTCCGGCGCGAAGGTCTCGAGCCCCGCTGCCGCGGACGCCGCTCTGGCCGTGGGCAGCGTCAACAAGCAGGACAAGCTCAGTCCGTTCTCGTCGCCGGGTCCGAGGTACAAGGACTACGCGGTCAAGCCGGACATCGCCGCGCCGGGTGAGAGCATCGTCGCCGCCCGCGCCAAGGGAACGCTGGGCAACGTCGCTGTGGACGAGTTCCACGCCAAGATCAGCGGAACCTCGATGGCAACGCCGCACGTCGCCGGTGCCGCCGCGATCGTGGCCGCACAACACCCGGACTGGACCGGCCAGCAGATCAAGACCGCGCTGATGGGCAGTGCGCATCCGGTCGCGAACGCCACCATCTACCAGCAAGGTGTGGGGCGGCTGGACGTGGCGCGTGCGGTCGGTCAGAGCGTGACCGCGACCACCGGCAGCCTGAGCCTCGGCTACATCAAGTGGCCGCAGCCGGGGACCGTGCTCAGCAAGCCGTTGACGTACAGGAACTTCGGCGCGGCGCCGGTCACGCTCGCGTTGTCGGTGACCGACACGGCGTTCAAGCTCAGCGTCGCTGAGGTGACCGTGCCCGCCGGTGGCGAGGCCACAGTGACGGTCTCGTTCGACGGCCCGCAGGCGACGCCCGCGTCGTACGGCGGCCTCGTGGTGGCCAAGAGCGGGTCGACCGAGGTCCGTACCGCGGTCGGCGCGACCAAGGAGCCGGAGAGCTACGACTTCACAGCGCGCTCCATCGACCGCGACGGCGGCGTGAACGGCTCCGGGGTCGTCATGGTGCAGAGCCTCGACAATCCCGACATCACGTTCTTCCCGCTGTCGCCCGGCGACACGGCCCGGGTGCCCGCGGGTCGCTACGCGGTGATCTCCCACGTGCTCACCCCGCTGCCGTCCGGGTTCTCGGTGACCCAGGTCAGCAAGCCCGAGATCAGGGTCAAGGCCGACACGACAGTCGAACTGGACGCACGTCCCGGCGTGCGGGTCAGCACCTCGATCGACCGGGCGGACGCTGGCCGGTACGGCAGCGCGTCCGGCCAGTTGGTCAAGGTCGGCGAGGCCGTCGCAGGCGGTGTCGGGGGTGGCGACGACCTGTACGCGGTGCCGACGGCCGGCGAGTACGACCACTTCATGTACTTCGACAGCGCGTCGTTCGAACAGCCGCTGGTCCGGTTGACAGTCACGAAGCCGGAACAGTTCGAGCCGTCGGTCGACTGGGTGCCCGGTTCGCCGAAGATCACCGGCAACCGCGAGCTGTCCACTGTGGATGTCGTCAGGGCGCGGCCGGAGGATCTGGCGCAGCGGGACGTCCGCGGCAAGGTCGCGGTGTTCACCATCGCGGTGGGCGAGGAGCTGGAGTTCATCCCGCGGTTGAAGGCGCTGCGCAGTGCGGGTGCCGCCGCCGCGTTCTTCTACTTCACCGACAGCAACGGAGCCGCGCTGCCCGAGCCTCCCCCGCTACCGACGCTGTACCCGTTGGACGACCAGGGCCCGCGGCTGGCGAAGCTGGGCACGGCGACCGTGCAGATCGCGGGGATCGCCGTGAGCCCGTACCACTACGAACTCAGCTACCCCAGCCTCGGCGCCATTCCGGCCAACCTGACCCACCAGGCCAAGACCAAGGACCTGGCCGAGGTCCGCGCCAACTACCGCGCGGCCGGGCGGGAGGCGGACGTGTTCGCCGACCCGTTCGCCAACGACTTCCCGCTGGCCGGTGCCGGCGGCGCACCGATCCCGTTGCCGACCAGCCGGACCGAGTACTACACGCCGGACACGGTCGCCTGGCAGCAGGTGTCGTACATCGACCGGCGGTACCTCAACCTCGGTGAGCGGAAGGTCCACCGGCGCGGGCCGGTATCCACATCGGACTGGTACAAGGCCGTACTCGGCCCCGGCCAGGCGAAGCTGACCCGCACGAACGCCACGCTCACCGCGGAACTCCCGCTGTTCACCGACGCCGCGCAGCACGCCGGGCCGACGTTCGCCGACCGCGGCGACACCGTGTTGTACGCCGATGGCAAGGAGATCGGCCGCAGCGGCGAGCCGGGCTTCGGCGAGTTCACCTTGGGCGCCGGGCAGGCCAGGTACCGGCTCAGCACGGAGGCGACCCGCGACAACCCGGCGTGGTTGGCGTCCACAAAGGTCACGGCGGACTGGGAGTTCGGTTCGGCCAGTGCCGGACCGCTGCCGTCGATCACCTTCGACCCGAAGGTGGACAACCACAACGCCGCCAGAGCCGGGACGTACGCGGCCATCCCGGTCCGACCGGGCAAGGGCGGCGTGGTCGGCTCGGTCGACTTCTCCACCGACGACGGCACGACGTGGCGCAAGGCGCCGCTGGTGCGGGCGCACGACCAGTGGTGGGCAGTGGTGTGGAATCCGTCCGACGGGTTCGTTTCACTGCGTGGCCAGGCGTCCTACCCGGACGGCAACACCGTGTCACAGACGATCATCCGGGCATACCGGGTGAAGTAG